Proteins encoded together in one Streptomyces sp. TLI_171 window:
- the adhP gene encoding alcohol dehydrogenase AdhP, which translates to MKAAVVRDFTEPLEIEEREVPGPEPHQVLVRIECSGLCHTDIHAAHGDWPVKPSPPFVPGHEGVGIVEAAGAEVRHVQVGERVAIPWLADACGRCDHCVTGWETLCPSQHNSGYSVDGAYAQYALAHGDYVVPVPDGVDPMDAAPLSCAGVTTYKAVKLSGARPGTRVLVSGIGGLGHLALQYARIFGAETVAVDITDDKLKLARELGADHVLDARIQDVAHEVQKLGGADAAVSLAVSNASFRAAYDSLRRGGTLVLVALPAGGELTLPVFDTVLNGTKVVGSIVGTRQDLAEVFRLHQLGRTRVIRETRRLEEVNSCFAEVLAGKVTARLVFDLR; encoded by the coding sequence ATGAAGGCTGCCGTCGTCCGGGACTTCACCGAGCCGCTGGAGATCGAGGAGCGGGAGGTGCCCGGCCCGGAGCCGCACCAGGTGCTGGTGCGGATCGAGTGTTCGGGCCTGTGCCACACCGACATCCACGCGGCGCACGGGGACTGGCCGGTGAAGCCGTCGCCGCCGTTCGTGCCCGGCCACGAGGGCGTGGGGATCGTCGAGGCGGCGGGCGCGGAGGTCCGGCACGTGCAGGTCGGCGAGCGGGTGGCGATCCCGTGGCTGGCCGACGCCTGCGGGCGCTGCGACCACTGCGTGACCGGCTGGGAGACGCTCTGCCCGAGCCAGCACAACTCCGGCTACTCGGTGGACGGCGCGTACGCGCAGTACGCGCTGGCGCACGGCGACTACGTGGTGCCGGTGCCGGACGGGGTCGACCCGATGGACGCCGCCCCGCTGTCCTGCGCGGGCGTCACCACCTACAAGGCGGTGAAGCTGTCCGGGGCCCGCCCGGGGACGCGGGTCCTGGTCTCGGGGATCGGCGGCCTCGGGCACCTGGCGCTGCAGTACGCGCGGATCTTCGGCGCCGAGACGGTGGCGGTGGACATCACCGACGACAAGCTGAAGCTGGCCCGGGAGTTGGGCGCGGACCACGTCCTGGACGCCCGCATCCAGGACGTGGCGCACGAGGTGCAGAAGCTCGGCGGCGCGGACGCCGCCGTCTCGCTGGCGGTCAGCAACGCCTCGTTCCGGGCCGCGTACGACTCGCTGCGCCGCGGCGGCACCCTGGTGCTGGTCGCGCTGCCCGCGGGTGGCGAGCTGACGCTGCCGGTGTTCGACACGGTGCTGAACGGGACCAAGGTGGTCGGCTCGATCGTCGGCACCCGGCAGGACCTGGCGGAGGTGTTCCGGCTGCACCAGCTGGGCCGGACCAGGGTGATCCGGGAGACCCGCAGGCTGGAGGAGGTGAACTCCTGCTTCGCGGAGGTGCTGGCGGGCAAGGTGACGGCCCGGCTGGTGTTCGATCTGCGCTGA
- a CDS encoding carbohydrate ABC transporter permease, with protein sequence MTTTLTRGRPRAEAARTRPPGGHLRRAVTRNLRAHAFLIGALFCFALFTWYPMVREIVMSFQKVRYGETHWVGFDNFRQIFADPEFWPAWQHTFEFTGIALFFGFVAPFFTAIVINEFRHAQSYLRILVYLPVMLPPVAGILLFKYFMDPGYGLFNQILGFLHLPTSDWLASQDTAMLSLVIVSTWANMGSATLVYLAALQSIPGELYEAAELDGAGLLRRIWHVTVPQTRLILSLMLMLQVVATMQMFTESFVLTGGGPQGSTTTVVYLLYNYAFNFDKFNTAAALGVVLLLVLGAFSALYLWLERRGGEE encoded by the coding sequence ATGACCACCACACTGACCCGCGGGCGGCCCAGAGCCGAAGCGGCCCGCACCCGGCCGCCGGGCGGGCACCTGCGCCGGGCGGTCACCCGCAACCTGCGAGCCCACGCCTTCCTGATCGGCGCGCTGTTCTGCTTCGCGCTGTTCACCTGGTACCCGATGGTCCGTGAGATCGTCATGTCGTTCCAGAAGGTCCGCTACGGCGAGACCCACTGGGTCGGGTTCGACAACTTCCGGCAGATCTTCGCCGACCCGGAGTTCTGGCCAGCCTGGCAGCACACCTTCGAGTTCACCGGCATCGCCCTGTTCTTCGGCTTCGTGGCGCCGTTCTTCACCGCCATCGTGATCAACGAGTTCCGGCACGCCCAGAGCTACCTGCGGATCCTGGTCTACCTGCCCGTGATGCTGCCCCCGGTCGCGGGCATCCTGCTGTTCAAGTACTTCATGGACCCCGGGTACGGCCTGTTCAACCAGATCCTCGGCTTCCTGCACCTGCCCACCTCGGACTGGCTGGCCTCGCAGGACACCGCGATGCTCTCCCTGGTGATCGTCTCGACCTGGGCCAACATGGGCAGCGCCACCCTGGTCTACCTCGCCGCCCTGCAGAGCATCCCCGGCGAGCTCTACGAGGCCGCCGAACTCGACGGCGCCGGCCTGCTGCGCCGGATCTGGCACGTCACCGTCCCGCAGACCCGGCTGATCCTCTCGCTGATGCTGATGCTGCAGGTGGTCGCCACCATGCAGATGTTCACCGAGTCCTTCGTGCTCACCGGCGGCGGACCGCAGGGATCGACCACCACCGTGGTCTACCTGCTGTACAACTACGCCTTCAACTTCGACAAGTTCAACACCGCGGCCGCACTGGGCGTCGTCCTGCTGCTGGTACTCGGCGCCTTCTCGGCCCTCTACCTGTGGCTGGAGCGCCGGGGCGGGGAGGAGTGA
- a CDS encoding carbohydrate ABC transporter permease encodes MIKPVPSTGTRTLISPVRLNQPGGRRAYRIVLVLTLVIATIVFIGPLYWMATGGFKSSQELIRTPPTLVPEHPSTHAFTEAWNRLGMGQLLLNTVVYAGGALLLQLTFCVAAAYSLSKLRPIFGNVILGMMLASMMIPAAALVIPQYLTVLDLPLVHWNLMNTPWVIWLPTVANAFNVFLLKRFFDSIPNELLDAASIDGAGPLRVLWSVILPLSRPILGVVSIFGLVAVWKDFLWPLITVPEHETLNVGVNTAATSMPQNTLIGGLFLASIPTIALFLVFQRNIMAGLTAGSLKG; translated from the coding sequence ATGATCAAGCCCGTCCCGAGCACCGGAACCCGCACGCTGATCTCCCCGGTGCGACTCAACCAGCCCGGCGGCCGGCGCGCCTACCGGATCGTGCTGGTCCTCACCCTGGTGATCGCCACCATCGTGTTCATCGGCCCGCTCTACTGGATGGCCACCGGTGGCTTCAAGTCCTCCCAGGAACTGATCCGCACACCCCCGACCCTGGTCCCCGAGCACCCCAGCACCCACGCCTTCACCGAGGCCTGGAACCGGCTCGGGATGGGGCAGCTGCTGCTCAACACCGTGGTCTACGCCGGCGGCGCCCTGCTGCTCCAGCTGACCTTCTGCGTCGCCGCCGCGTACTCGCTGTCCAAGCTGCGCCCGATCTTCGGCAACGTGATCCTCGGCATGATGCTGGCCTCCATGATGATCCCGGCCGCCGCCCTGGTGATCCCGCAGTACCTGACGGTGCTGGACCTGCCGCTGGTGCACTGGAACCTGATGAACACCCCCTGGGTGATCTGGCTGCCCACGGTGGCCAACGCGTTCAACGTGTTCCTGCTGAAGCGCTTCTTCGACTCCATCCCCAACGAGCTGCTCGACGCGGCGTCCATCGACGGCGCGGGCCCGCTGCGGGTGCTGTGGTCGGTGATCCTGCCGCTGTCGCGGCCGATCCTCGGCGTGGTCTCGATCTTCGGCCTGGTCGCGGTCTGGAAGGACTTCCTGTGGCCGCTGATCACCGTCCCCGAGCACGAGACGCTCAACGTCGGCGTCAACACCGCGGCCACCTCCATGCCGCAGAACACGCTGATCGGCGGCCTGTTCCTCGCCTCCATCCCGACCATCGCCCTGTTCCTGGTCTTCCAGCGCAACATCATGGCGGGCCTCACCGCGGGCAGCCTCAAGGGCTGA
- a CDS encoding LacI family DNA-binding transcriptional regulator, producing the protein MTRRLAEVAKKVGVSEATVSRVLNEKPGVSEATRAAVLTALDVLGYERPTQLRGERARLIGLVLPELGNPIFPAFAEAVGGALAGQGFTPVLCTQTAGGVSEADYVDLLLEQHVSGVVFFGGLYAQGDAPHDHYQRLAERSLPTVLLNAAIEHLDFPRVSCDDAVAIEQAVGHLRQLGHTRIGLVLGPLDHMPSQRKLAAAEAVMAKLGLELPVEHVERALFSLEGGQAATTRLLRQGVTGVVCASDPLALGAVRAVRRAGLAVPDDVSVVGYDDSSFMMCTDPPLTTVRQPIEAMGRAVVDLLVGEIAGVRVTHDELLFEPELVVRGSTAPVRARS; encoded by the coding sequence ATGACACGACGACTTGCCGAGGTGGCGAAGAAGGTCGGGGTCAGCGAGGCGACCGTCAGCCGGGTGCTGAACGAGAAGCCCGGTGTCTCCGAGGCGACCAGGGCGGCCGTGCTCACCGCCCTCGATGTGCTCGGTTACGAGCGCCCCACCCAACTGCGCGGGGAGCGCGCCCGGCTGATCGGGCTGGTGCTGCCGGAGCTGGGCAACCCGATCTTCCCGGCGTTCGCCGAGGCGGTGGGCGGTGCGCTGGCCGGCCAGGGCTTCACGCCGGTGCTGTGCACCCAGACCGCGGGCGGCGTCTCCGAGGCCGACTACGTGGACCTGCTGCTGGAGCAGCACGTCTCCGGCGTGGTCTTCTTCGGCGGCCTGTACGCCCAGGGCGACGCCCCGCACGACCACTACCAGCGGCTGGCCGAGCGCAGCCTGCCGACGGTGCTGCTGAACGCCGCCATCGAGCACCTGGACTTCCCCCGGGTCTCCTGCGACGACGCGGTGGCGATCGAGCAGGCGGTGGGCCACCTGCGGCAGTTGGGGCACACCAGGATCGGCCTGGTGCTCGGCCCGCTCGACCACATGCCCTCGCAGCGCAAGCTGGCCGCGGCCGAGGCCGTGATGGCGAAGCTCGGTCTGGAGCTGCCGGTGGAGCACGTGGAGCGCGCGCTGTTCAGTCTGGAGGGCGGGCAGGCGGCGACCACCCGGCTGCTGCGCCAGGGCGTCACCGGCGTGGTCTGCGCGAGCGACCCGCTGGCGCTCGGCGCGGTGCGCGCGGTGCGCCGGGCCGGCCTGGCGGTGCCGGACGACGTGTCGGTGGTCGGCTACGACGACTCCTCGTTCATGATGTGCACCGATCCGCCGCTGACCACGGTGCGCCAGCCGATCGAGGCGATGGGCCGCGCGGTGGTGGACCTGCTGGTCGGCGAGATCGCCGGGGTCCGGGTCACCCACGACGAGCTGCTGTTCGAGCCGGAGCTGGTGGTGCGGGGTTCGACCGCGCCGGTCCGGGCCCGGAGCTGA
- a CDS encoding discoidin domain-containing protein, with product MRSKRITARLTASSATLGMLLLAGPLLPTAVAAGGPNLALGKTVTASSSNGAYTAGNVNDGNQDSYWESNGIASAQWVQVDLGSAASIDQVVLKVPGAWGARTETLSVLGSTDGTNFSTITSSANYAFDPSSGDKVTIGFGATTARYVRVSISANTGWQAAQISEFEVYGTTSASANLLAGRTFTASGTSQNYTPGNVGDGNQGTYWESANNAFPQWIQGDLGSAVPVNKLVLKLPAGWEQRTETLKVQGSTDGTNFTDLVASAGYVFNPASGNTVTVNLATTTTRYLRLVFTANSAWPAGQLAEFEAYGPTSGDTQAPTAPGGLAYTAPAAGQIKLTWNAATDNTGVTGYDVYANGSLLTSVSGTTLTYTDSRSDSETVSYYVKAKDAAGNQSAASNTVTRTGQSGDTQAPSAPSGLAYSSPASGQVKLTWGASSDNTGVTGYDVYANGALRGSVSGTTLTYTDSQPDTATVSYYVKAKDAAGNQSAASNTVVRTGSGGGTGTNLAAGKPISASSSVFTFVATNANDNDTATYWEGAGGSYPNTLAVKLGANATTSSVVVKLNPASSWGARTQTIEVQGREQSASGFTTLVPAQSYNFDPASGNTVTIPVAATVADVQLKFTANSGSSAGQAAEFQVIGVPAPNPDLTVTSVSSNPATPVETDTPTLSAVVKNSGTNASGASTVNFYLGATKVGSANVGALAAGASTTVSAQIPAQNAGSYQLTAKVDEGNQVIEQDETNNSFTAAGALTVNQVASSDLVASPVAWSPSNPAAGSAVNFTVAVKNQGTVASSSGSHGITVTVTDATSGSVVKTLTGAYTGTLAPGATSSPVSLGSWTAANGRYTVKTVIATDANELPVKQANNTTSQSLYVGRGANMPFDNYEAEDGVLAGGAQVVGPNRTIGDLAGEASGRKAVTLNNTGASVEFTTKASTNTLVTRFSIPDAAGGDGTNATLNVYVDGTFLKSIDLTSKYAWLYGSETAPGNGPSAGGPRHIYDEANVLLGTTVPAGHRIKLQKDSANTSQYAIDFVSLEQATQIANPDPAKYVVPAGFSHQDVQNALDKVRMDTTGTLVGVYLPAGDYQTASKFQVYGKAVKVIGAGPWFTRFYAPTSQSNTDVGFRAESTANGSTFSGFAYFGNYTSRIDGPGKVFDFANVANITIDNIWTEHMVCMYWGANTDSMKITNSRIRDTFADGINMTNGSTDNLVANNEARATGDDSFALFSAIDAGGADEKNNVFENLTSILTWRAAGVAVYGGYANTFRNIYIADTLCYSGITISSLDFGYPMNGFGTDPTNLQNISLVRAGGHFWGSQVFPAIWVFSASKVFQGIRVSDVDIVDPTYSGIMFQTNYVGGQPQNPIKDTVFTNVSITGAQKSGDAFDGKSGYGLWANEMPESGQGPAVGDVTFNHLTLSNNYKDIQNTTSTMHITVNP from the coding sequence ATGAGATCGAAGCGCATAACCGCGCGGCTGACGGCGTCGTCGGCCACGCTGGGAATGCTTCTGCTCGCCGGGCCGCTGCTCCCCACGGCCGTGGCCGCCGGCGGGCCGAACCTGGCGCTCGGAAAGACCGTCACCGCCTCCAGCAGCAACGGCGCGTACACCGCGGGCAACGTCAACGACGGCAACCAGGACAGCTACTGGGAGTCCAACGGGATCGCCTCCGCGCAATGGGTCCAGGTCGACCTGGGCTCGGCCGCCTCCATCGACCAGGTGGTGCTGAAGGTCCCCGGCGCCTGGGGCGCACGGACCGAGACGCTCAGCGTGCTCGGCTCCACCGACGGCACCAACTTCTCCACCATCACCTCCTCGGCGAACTACGCCTTCGACCCGTCCAGCGGCGACAAGGTGACGATCGGCTTCGGGGCCACCACCGCCCGGTACGTCCGGGTCAGCATCAGCGCCAACACCGGCTGGCAGGCCGCCCAGATCTCCGAGTTCGAGGTCTACGGCACCACCTCCGCCTCGGCGAACCTGCTGGCCGGCCGCACCTTCACCGCCAGCGGCACCTCGCAGAACTACACCCCCGGCAACGTCGGCGACGGCAACCAGGGCACCTACTGGGAGAGCGCCAACAACGCCTTCCCGCAGTGGATCCAGGGCGACCTGGGCTCCGCCGTCCCGGTCAACAAGCTGGTGCTGAAGCTGCCCGCGGGCTGGGAGCAGCGCACCGAGACGCTGAAGGTGCAGGGCTCCACCGACGGCACCAACTTCACCGACCTGGTGGCCTCGGCGGGCTACGTCTTCAACCCGGCCTCGGGCAACACGGTGACGGTCAACCTGGCCACCACCACGACCCGGTACCTGCGGCTGGTCTTCACGGCCAACTCCGCATGGCCGGCCGGCCAGCTCGCCGAGTTCGAGGCCTACGGGCCGACCTCCGGCGACACCCAGGCGCCCACCGCGCCCGGCGGCCTGGCCTACACCGCGCCCGCCGCCGGCCAGATCAAGCTGACCTGGAACGCCGCCACCGACAACACCGGCGTCACCGGCTACGACGTCTACGCCAACGGCTCGCTGCTCACCTCGGTGTCGGGCACCACGCTGACCTACACCGACAGCCGCTCGGACAGCGAGACGGTGTCGTACTACGTGAAGGCGAAGGACGCGGCGGGCAACCAGTCCGCGGCCTCCAACACCGTCACCCGCACCGGCCAGTCCGGCGACACCCAGGCGCCCAGCGCGCCGAGCGGCCTGGCGTACAGCTCGCCCGCCTCCGGGCAGGTCAAGCTGACCTGGGGCGCGTCCAGCGACAACACCGGCGTCACCGGCTACGACGTGTACGCCAACGGCGCGCTGCGCGGCAGCGTCTCCGGCACCACGCTGACGTACACCGACAGCCAGCCGGACACCGCGACCGTCTCGTACTACGTGAAGGCGAAGGACGCGGCGGGCAACCAGTCCGCGGCCTCCAACACCGTGGTGCGGACCGGCTCCGGCGGCGGCACCGGCACCAACCTGGCGGCGGGCAAGCCGATCTCGGCCTCGTCCTCGGTGTTCACGTTCGTTGCGACCAACGCCAACGACAACGACACCGCCACCTACTGGGAGGGCGCGGGCGGCAGCTACCCGAACACCCTCGCGGTGAAGCTGGGCGCGAACGCCACCACCTCCTCGGTGGTGGTCAAGCTGAACCCGGCCTCGTCGTGGGGCGCGCGCACCCAGACCATCGAGGTGCAGGGCCGCGAGCAGAGCGCGAGCGGCTTCACCACCCTGGTGCCGGCGCAGAGCTACAACTTCGACCCGGCGAGCGGGAACACCGTCACCATCCCGGTGGCCGCGACCGTCGCCGACGTGCAGCTGAAGTTCACCGCCAACTCGGGCTCGAGCGCCGGCCAGGCCGCCGAGTTCCAGGTGATCGGCGTCCCGGCCCCCAACCCGGACCTGACCGTCACCTCGGTGAGCAGCAACCCGGCCACCCCGGTGGAGACCGACACCCCGACCCTGTCGGCGGTGGTCAAGAACTCCGGCACCAACGCCTCCGGCGCCAGCACGGTGAACTTCTACCTGGGCGCCACCAAGGTCGGCTCGGCCAACGTCGGCGCGCTCGCGGCCGGCGCCTCCACCACCGTCTCCGCGCAGATCCCGGCGCAGAACGCGGGCAGCTACCAGCTGACCGCGAAGGTGGACGAGGGCAACCAGGTCATCGAGCAGGACGAGACCAACAACTCCTTCACCGCCGCGGGCGCGCTGACGGTCAACCAGGTCGCCTCCTCGGACCTGGTCGCCTCGCCGGTCGCCTGGTCGCCGTCCAACCCGGCGGCGGGCAGCGCGGTGAACTTCACCGTCGCGGTCAAGAACCAGGGCACGGTGGCGAGTTCGTCGGGCAGCCACGGCATCACGGTGACCGTCACGGACGCCACCAGTGGCTCCGTGGTGAAGACCCTGACCGGCGCGTACACCGGCACGCTCGCCCCCGGCGCCACCAGCAGCCCGGTCTCGCTGGGCAGCTGGACGGCGGCGAACGGCCGCTACACCGTCAAGACGGTGATCGCCACGGACGCCAACGAGCTGCCCGTGAAGCAGGCGAACAACACCACCAGCCAGTCCCTGTACGTCGGCCGCGGCGCCAACATGCCGTTCGACAACTACGAGGCCGAGGACGGCGTGCTGGCCGGCGGCGCCCAGGTGGTCGGACCCAACCGGACCATCGGCGACCTGGCGGGCGAGGCCTCCGGCCGCAAGGCCGTGACGCTGAACAACACCGGCGCCTCGGTGGAGTTCACCACCAAGGCCTCGACCAACACCCTGGTCACCCGGTTCTCCATCCCGGACGCGGCCGGCGGTGACGGCACCAACGCCACGCTGAACGTCTACGTCGACGGCACCTTCCTGAAGTCCATCGACCTGACCTCCAAGTACGCCTGGCTGTACGGCTCCGAGACCGCCCCGGGCAACGGCCCGAGCGCCGGCGGCCCGCGGCACATCTACGACGAGGCGAACGTCCTGCTGGGCACCACCGTCCCGGCCGGACACCGGATCAAGCTGCAGAAGGACTCGGCGAACACCTCGCAGTACGCGATCGACTTCGTCAGCCTGGAGCAGGCCACCCAGATCGCCAACCCGGACCCGGCCAAGTACGTGGTCCCGGCCGGCTTCTCGCACCAGGACGTGCAGAACGCCCTGGACAAGGTCCGGATGGACACCACCGGCACCCTGGTGGGCGTCTACCTGCCCGCCGGCGACTACCAGACCGCGAGCAAGTTCCAGGTGTACGGCAAAGCCGTCAAGGTGATCGGCGCCGGCCCGTGGTTCACCCGGTTCTACGCCCCGACCAGCCAGTCCAACACCGACGTCGGCTTCCGGGCCGAGTCCACCGCCAACGGCTCGACGTTCAGCGGGTTCGCCTACTTCGGCAACTACACCTCGCGGATCGACGGCCCCGGCAAGGTGTTCGACTTCGCCAACGTCGCGAACATCACGATCGACAACATCTGGACCGAGCACATGGTCTGCATGTACTGGGGCGCCAACACGGACTCCATGAAGATCACCAACTCGCGGATCCGGGACACCTTCGCCGACGGCATCAACATGACCAACGGCTCCACCGACAACCTGGTCGCCAACAATGAGGCCCGGGCCACCGGTGACGACTCCTTCGCCCTGTTCTCCGCGATCGACGCGGGCGGCGCGGACGAGAAGAACAACGTCTTCGAGAACCTGACCTCGATCCTGACCTGGCGCGCGGCGGGCGTGGCGGTGTACGGCGGCTACGCCAACACCTTCCGCAACATCTACATCGCGGACACCCTCTGCTACTCGGGCATCACCATCTCCTCGCTGGACTTCGGCTACCCGATGAACGGCTTCGGGACGGACCCGACCAACCTGCAGAACATCTCGCTCGTGCGGGCCGGCGGCCACTTCTGGGGCTCGCAGGTCTTCCCGGCGATCTGGGTGTTCTCCGCCTCGAAGGTGTTCCAGGGCATCCGGGTGAGCGACGTGGACATCGTCGACCCCACCTACAGCGGCATCATGTTCCAGACCAACTACGTGGGCGGACAGCCGCAGAACCCGATCAAGGACACCGTCTTCACCAACGTGTCCATCACCGGGGCGCAGAAGAGCGGCGACGCCTTCGACGGCAAGTCCGGCTACGGCCTGTGGGCCAACGAGATGCCGGAGTCGGGCCAGGGCCCGGCGGTCGGTGACGTCACCTTCAACCACCTCACGCTGAGCAACAACTACAAGGACATCCAGAACACCACCTCGACGATGCACATCACCGTCAACCCGTAA
- a CDS encoding extracellular solute-binding protein, with protein MAAVALAAGLLLTTAACSSDSSSGSGDAAAGVADGKPLDPNATVTISIDCAPGADQAAGKANYADDLALFKTKYPNVTINAKPYVGQCEVPAQQTAQYKAHDETGAFHAYFTDRDATLNSGDAQDITKYVNDETLPGFSSMLPSVKDNMTVDGKVYALPINYYTTGLVYNRDLFKQAGLDPDKPPTTWDELQAAAKKISALGNGITGYEDYSGGNTGGWHFTSELYSLGGKMVTADGKKAAFNSPEGKQVLKRLHDMRFTDQSIGATPVTQWADAFPPLATGKVGMFLGAPDVVKHLIEVLGADPKAWGLGPMPGATGPGNSLGGGDLYYIKKGQTPNQIKAEIAWINFQYQTPDSGQFNYARAKTLAGSSKDPVAIAIPQPYFWAAESPQIKAITESLKTNGNLPLSNYDPYIKNPTKSITEPPAAQQLYKILDTAMSAAMTDANANLDSVLATAESQANQILANQ; from the coding sequence ATGGCTGCCGTCGCTCTCGCCGCGGGCCTGCTGCTGACCACCGCTGCGTGCAGCAGCGACTCCTCCTCCGGCAGCGGCGACGCCGCCGCCGGCGTGGCGGACGGCAAGCCGCTCGACCCGAACGCGACCGTCACCATCTCCATCGACTGCGCCCCGGGTGCGGACCAGGCGGCTGGCAAGGCGAACTACGCCGACGACCTGGCGCTGTTCAAGACCAAGTACCCGAACGTCACGATCAACGCGAAGCCGTACGTCGGCCAGTGCGAGGTGCCGGCCCAGCAGACCGCGCAGTACAAGGCGCACGACGAGACCGGCGCCTTCCACGCCTACTTCACCGACCGCGACGCCACGCTCAACTCCGGTGACGCGCAGGACATCACCAAGTACGTCAACGACGAGACGCTGCCCGGCTTCTCCTCGATGCTGCCGTCCGTCAAGGACAACATGACGGTCGACGGCAAGGTCTACGCGCTGCCGATCAACTACTACACCACCGGCCTGGTCTACAACCGCGACCTGTTCAAGCAGGCCGGCCTGGACCCGGACAAGCCGCCGACCACCTGGGACGAGCTGCAGGCCGCGGCCAAGAAGATCTCCGCGCTGGGCAACGGCATCACCGGCTACGAGGACTACTCCGGCGGCAACACCGGCGGCTGGCACTTCACCTCCGAGCTCTACAGCCTCGGCGGCAAGATGGTCACCGCCGACGGCAAGAAGGCCGCGTTCAACTCGCCCGAGGGCAAGCAGGTCCTCAAGCGCCTGCACGACATGCGCTTCACCGACCAGAGCATCGGCGCCACCCCCGTCACCCAGTGGGCCGACGCCTTCCCGCCGCTGGCCACCGGCAAGGTCGGCATGTTCCTCGGCGCGCCCGACGTGGTGAAGCACCTCATCGAGGTGCTCGGCGCCGACCCGAAGGCCTGGGGCCTCGGCCCGATGCCCGGCGCCACCGGCCCCGGCAACAGCCTCGGCGGCGGCGACCTGTACTACATCAAGAAGGGCCAGACCCCGAACCAGATCAAGGCCGAGATCGCCTGGATCAACTTCCAGTACCAGACCCCGGACTCCGGCCAGTTCAACTACGCCCGCGCCAAGACCCTGGCCGGCAGCAGCAAGGACCCGGTCGCGATCGCCATCCCGCAGCCCTACTTCTGGGCCGCCGAGTCGCCCCAGATCAAGGCGATCACCGAGTCGCTGAAGACCAACGGCAACCTGCCGCTCAGCAACTACGACCCCTACATCAAGAACCCCACCAAGTCGATCACCGAGCCGCCGGCCGCGCAGCAGCTCTACAAGATCCTCGACACCGCGATGTCGGCGGCTATGACCGACGCGAACGCCAACCTCGACAGCGTCCTCGCCACCGCCGAGTCCCAGGCCAACCAGATCCTGGCCAACCAGTGA
- a CDS encoding LacI family DNA-binding transcriptional regulator has product MKSKLSVVAQKVGVSEATVSRVLNDRPGVGAATRNAVLTALDVLGYERPTRLRGERARLIGLVLPELQNPIFPALAEVVGGVLAQRGFTPLLCTRTAGLGEAGHVSMLLDQQVSGVVFAGGHCAQQDASHEHFARLRERGVPVVLLNASVEHLGLPQVSTDDAVAVAQAYTHLAALGHERIGLLIGPADHVPSRRKLASFRHQYALQGREPRPEWVAHALFGLEGGHAAARHLLEAGVTGVICASDPLALGVVRAARRAGLEVPRDLSVIGFDDSVFINCTRPPLTTVRQPIEAIGRAAVELLVGRIDGAALAPGELLFEPELVVRGSTGPAPHRR; this is encoded by the coding sequence ATGAAGAGCAAGCTCTCGGTGGTTGCACAGAAGGTCGGAGTCAGTGAGGCCACGGTCAGCCGGGTCCTGAACGACAGACCCGGCGTGGGCGCCGCCACCCGCAACGCCGTGCTCACCGCACTGGACGTGCTGGGCTACGAGCGGCCCACCCGGCTGCGCGGCGAACGCGCCCGGCTCATCGGCCTGGTGCTGCCCGAGCTGCAGAACCCGATCTTCCCGGCGCTGGCCGAGGTGGTCGGCGGCGTGCTCGCCCAGCGCGGCTTCACCCCGCTGCTGTGCACCCGCACCGCGGGCCTCGGCGAGGCCGGGCACGTCAGCATGCTGCTCGACCAGCAGGTGTCCGGCGTGGTGTTCGCCGGCGGCCACTGCGCCCAGCAGGACGCCTCGCACGAGCACTTCGCGCGGCTGCGCGAGCGCGGGGTCCCCGTGGTGCTGCTGAACGCCTCCGTGGAGCACCTGGGCCTCCCCCAGGTCTCCACCGACGACGCGGTGGCGGTGGCCCAGGCCTACACCCACCTGGCGGCCCTGGGCCACGAGCGGATCGGCCTGCTGATCGGGCCCGCGGACCACGTCCCGTCCCGGCGCAAACTGGCCTCCTTCCGCCACCAGTACGCCCTGCAGGGCCGCGAGCCGCGCCCCGAGTGGGTGGCGCACGCCCTGTTCGGCCTGGAGGGCGGCCACGCCGCCGCACGGCACCTGCTGGAGGCCGGCGTGACCGGGGTCATCTGCGCCAGCGACCCGCTGGCGCTGGGCGTCGTCCGGGCCGCCCGGCGGGCCGGGCTGGAGGTGCCCCGCGACCTGTCGGTGATCGGCTTCGACGACTCGGTGTTCATCAACTGCACCCGGCCGCCGCTGACCACCGTCCGGCAGCCGATCGAGGCGATCGGCCGGGCCGCGGTGGAGCTGCTGGTGGGCCGGATCGACGGCGCGGCGCTCGCCCCCGGCGAGCTGCTGTTCGAGCCCGAGCTGGTCGTCCGCGGCTCCACCGGACCGGCCCCGCACCGGCGTTGA